One genomic segment of Candidatus Thermodiscus eudorianus includes these proteins:
- a CDS encoding ZIP family metal transporter, translating to MASPLVEQVIAASGGDPLRLSLYMSSVAMALTTLGGLGVLFAGDLRDPRRFSLLIDLGLGFSSGVMLVASFTSLLLPSIESYGVTAPLLGLALGALVIHVINMVVPHEHFVKGYEGPAAGIRKLKAAWLVAFAIIIHNLPEGLSIGAASSYSGVNGVTIGLAIAIQDIPEGLAVSIPVYASTGSTWKGIFYAWLSGFSEVLTALPAAALSKYSIILLPYMMGFGAGAMIYVVSHEALPETHRSGHEDKATLSFFAGFIVMLILDTLLG from the coding sequence GTGGCTAGTCCGCTGGTAGAACAGGTTATAGCGGCAAGCGGAGGCGACCCTCTAAGATTGTCGCTTTATATGTCATCTGTAGCCATGGCGCTAACCACCTTGGGGGGCCTAGGAGTATTGTTTGCGGGCGACTTGAGGGACCCTCGCAGGTTCTCTCTGTTGATCGACCTCGGACTGGGATTCAGCTCGGGGGTTATGCTTGTAGCGAGCTTTACAAGCCTCCTGCTTCCCTCTATCGAGTCCTACGGCGTCACGGCTCCGCTCTTGGGCTTGGCCCTCGGGGCTCTAGTAATCCATGTTATAAACATGGTCGTTCCACACGAGCACTTCGTTAAGGGATATGAGGGACCCGCAGCCGGGATTAGGAAGCTTAAGGCCGCATGGCTCGTAGCCTTCGCTATAATAATACACAACCTGCCGGAAGGGCTCTCGATCGGAGCCGCAAGCAGCTACTCTGGAGTAAACGGTGTAACCATCGGGCTGGCCATTGCAATCCAAGACATACCAGAGGGGTTGGCCGTTAGTATCCCCGTCTATGCATCGACGGGTAGCACGTGGAAGGGGATATTCTATGCATGGCTCAGCGGCTTCTCAGAGGTCCTCACAGCTCTCCCGGCGGCTGCACTTTCCAAGTACTCGATAATACTTCTCCCATACATGATGGGGTTCGGGGCAGGAGCAATGATCTATGTTGTCAGCCACGAGGCACTACCCGAGACCCACAGGAGTGGACATGAGGATAAGGCTACGCTCTCGTTCTTTGCTGGATTCATCGTGATGCTGATCCTGGATACACTCCTGGGCTGA
- a CDS encoding methionine synthase: MEYRVPEKFPTTVVGSYPKLPPASKALKLKKKGEVGKEEFRRLIEEAIKTVVEDQIWAGVDIISDGEQSREDMVVYFAEIMDGYKTGEWVKIFDNVYFRKPIITGRVQWTKPMTLDDWETASKYAQGRPVKGILTGPYTMLEWSFDLYYGDRYKALIELAKALRKEIEALVNAGAKYIQVDEPALSTRPWKEEAELLGEALRVMLKGIEAKKIVHICFGRIEKVLPYILDYPVDQFDLEFKNSDFRLLPYLKEYGFDKELGYGVIDVHTTQIETVEEIVDSINQLMKLGILPPEKIYIDPDCGLKRLPREIARMKLKNMVEAARIARREW, from the coding sequence ATGGAGTATAGGGTACCCGAGAAGTTCCCGACCACGGTCGTGGGTAGCTATCCTAAGCTGCCCCCGGCATCGAAGGCGTTGAAGTTGAAGAAGAAGGGTGAGGTTGGAAAGGAGGAGTTTAGAAGGCTTATTGAAGAGGCTATTAAGACCGTTGTGGAGGACCAGATATGGGCAGGCGTCGATATAATAAGTGACGGGGAGCAGAGCAGAGAAGACATGGTAGTCTACTTCGCAGAGATAATGGATGGTTATAAGACGGGTGAATGGGTCAAGATTTTCGACAACGTGTACTTCAGGAAACCCATCATAACGGGAAGGGTCCAGTGGACTAAGCCCATGACCCTCGACGACTGGGAAACAGCTTCTAAGTATGCGCAGGGACGCCCGGTAAAGGGTATCCTAACGGGTCCCTACACAATGCTTGAGTGGAGCTTCGACCTGTACTACGGTGACAGGTACAAAGCACTCATAGAACTCGCAAAGGCGCTCAGAAAGGAAATAGAAGCGTTAGTCAATGCCGGCGCCAAGTATATCCAAGTAGACGAACCAGCCCTCTCAACAAGACCCTGGAAAGAGGAAGCAGAGCTTTTAGGAGAAGCCCTGAGAGTCATGCTCAAAGGTATAGAGGCTAAGAAGATAGTACACATATGTTTCGGACGAATAGAGAAGGTGCTACCCTACATACTAGACTATCCCGTCGACCAGTTCGACCTCGAATTCAAAAACAGCGACTTCCGCCTACTACCCTATCTAAAGGAATACGGATTCGACAAGGAACTAGGCTATGGAGTGATAGACGTTCATACAACGCAGATAGAGACCGTCGAGGAAATAGTTGACTCTATAAACCAGCTAATGAAGTTGGGGATACTACCCCCAGAGAAGATCTACATAGACCCCGACTGTGGACTGAAAAGACTGCCCCGGGAGATAGCGAGGATGAAGCTCAAAAACATGGTAGAGGCTGCTAGGATTGCCAGGAGAGAGTGGTAA
- a CDS encoding transcriptional repressor: MSRYHDETSVENIVGILEKLGHRLTPQRIIVAKIILDNVKDHPSFKEIHQLATKQLPRLGVSTTYMIMKMLEEAGVITTFEANGETHIDSPHPHINIVCQDTGEIKDLENNEYTNEIIQATIQEANRQGIKIRNPIIIVKAACSEERQG, from the coding sequence ATGAGCAGGTATCACGACGAGACCAGTGTAGAAAACATAGTGGGCATACTAGAGAAGCTCGGGCACAGGTTGACACCACAGAGAATAATAGTAGCTAAAATAATCCTTGACAACGTAAAGGATCATCCATCCTTCAAGGAAATACACCAGCTAGCCACAAAACAGTTACCCAGGCTAGGAGTATCAACAACCTACATGATCATGAAAATGCTAGAAGAGGCAGGAGTAATAACGACCTTCGAAGCAAACGGAGAAACCCACATAGACAGCCCACACCCCCATATAAACATCGTGTGCCAAGATACCGGCGAGATAAAAGACCTGGAAAACAATGAGTACACCAATGAAATAATCCAAGCAACCATACAAGAAGCAAACAGGCAAGGAATAAAAATAAGAAATCCAATTATAATCGTTAAAGCCGCTTGTAGCGAAGAAAGACAAGGCTAA
- a CDS encoding Kae1-associated kinase Bud32, with product MVPYDPRRVLDHVRRSTVLLARGAESELRRGTLAGLKTVYKIRVEKPYMDPRLDYKLRRVRTAREAKVIAVALDSGVSAPRLYMVLPSIGLIAMEYIEGPRLKEALWAGAVDPAWAGVRAGRVLARLHLAGIVHGDPTTSNYIVRGDELVLIDYGLSEFSKAVEDRAVDLHLFRRAVEATHARIAESVYTAFLEGYREVMGSLADPVMERVGEISLRGRYVEERRKSVWGV from the coding sequence TTGGTACCCTATGACCCTAGGAGGGTATTAGACCACGTCCGCAGAAGCACAGTATTACTGGCTAGAGGCGCCGAGTCCGAGTTACGTAGGGGGACCCTCGCAGGCCTCAAGACGGTTTACAAGATAAGAGTCGAGAAACCCTACATGGATCCGAGGCTCGACTACAAGCTGAGGCGGGTGAGGACTGCTAGAGAGGCAAAGGTTATAGCCGTAGCCCTGGACTCGGGGGTATCGGCTCCACGTCTCTACATGGTCTTGCCTTCAATAGGCCTCATAGCGATGGAGTATATAGAGGGGCCGAGGCTTAAGGAGGCTCTATGGGCGGGTGCGGTCGATCCGGCCTGGGCTGGTGTGCGGGCTGGTAGGGTGCTTGCGAGGCTACACCTTGCGGGCATAGTCCATGGGGATCCCACTACCTCAAACTACATTGTTAGAGGAGACGAACTAGTGTTGATAGACTATGGATTGTCCGAGTTCTCCAAGGCCGTAGAGGATAGGGCGGTAGACTTACATCTTTTCAGGAGGGCGGTAGAGGCCACGCACGCTAGGATCGCTGAAAGCGTCTATACGGCCTTCCTAGAGGGCTATCGAGAGGTCATGGGGAGCCTTGCTGATCCGGTCATGGAGAGAGTCGGGGAGATTAGCTTGAGGGGCAGATACGTGGAGGAGAGGAGGAAGAGTGTCTGGGGCGTGTAA
- a CDS encoding type II toxin-antitoxin system PemK/MazF family toxin yields MRPVLVLNAVDLDDDMIVAKITGSSGLHRIPITQLDLAIGRLKKEPSYIDCSSIFTAEKKLVVKAAGRLAEESLLKVKEELRNIFDLK; encoded by the coding sequence CTGAGACCGGTCTTAGTATTAAATGCAGTAGACTTAGACGATGATATGATAGTGGCGAAGATAACCGGCTCCTCTGGCCTGCATAGAATACCGATAACGCAATTAGACTTAGCTATTGGTCGTTTAAAGAAGGAGCCAAGCTATATAGACTGTTCAAGCATCTTTACGGCGGAGAAGAAATTAGTTGTGAAGGCCGCTGGCAGGCTTGCTGAAGAGTCTCTACTTAAGGTTAAGGAGGAATTAAGAAATATTTTTGACTTAAAGTAA
- a CDS encoding DUF99 family protein has protein sequence MIACDDGVVKKLGEGVTIATCLSWSSEDGLEDLAFLPVHVDGLDASAILSYLVTVVSPGRMADAILLDSLTIAGFNVVSPDTLYRARRVPVVVVYTYRPSYRRLSRGLEASGLPLRSVRSRILRLVDDYTRICTPLGELFIVAWRASIEDARRIVVEAQGRDRKPIPLRLAHYISSALSRIIYD, from the coding sequence GTGATAGCCTGCGATGACGGTGTGGTGAAGAAGCTTGGCGAGGGCGTGACGATTGCCACTTGCCTCTCGTGGTCGAGCGAGGATGGGTTAGAGGATCTGGCGTTTCTACCTGTGCACGTGGATGGACTTGACGCTTCTGCTATATTATCTTACCTCGTGACGGTCGTCTCTCCTGGGAGGATGGCTGACGCTATACTCTTGGATAGCCTTACGATCGCCGGGTTCAACGTGGTATCTCCTGATACCCTATATAGGGCTAGGCGGGTCCCTGTGGTGGTAGTGTATACGTACAGGCCCAGCTATCGTAGGCTCTCTAGGGGTCTGGAGGCGAGCGGCCTTCCTCTAAGGAGTGTTAGATCGAGGATCCTTCGGTTAGTCGACGACTATACGCGGATTTGTACCCCGTTGGGCGAGTTGTTTATAGTGGCCTGGCGGGCTTCTATCGAGGATGCACGGAGGATTGTAGTAGAGGCCCAGGGCAGGGATAGGAAGCCTATTCCACTCCGGCTAGCGCACTATATTTCCTCGGCCCTATCAAGGATTATATACGATTAG
- a CDS encoding malate dehydrogenase, with amino-acid sequence MITIIGAGKVGTSAAAFMMLKELDDILLIDIIPNKPQGEALDLGHAASILGISVDISGSNDFKDMAGSDVVVVTAGFPRKPGMTREELLSKNAGVIADIAEKIKEYAPNSIVLLTTNPLDAMTYVMYKKLGFPRERVIGFSGVLDAGRLAYYASKKLKVSPASIVPVVLGMHGQAMFPVPRLSTVLGVPLTELLSDEEIEDIRTQTVKAGATITELRGYSSNYGPGAGLAVMVESIKRDQKKAFIASAYLKGEYGFNDIVLEVPLVLGKSGIERILELPLTDEEKKGLAESAAAVKKLIDALPEEFK; translated from the coding sequence GTGATAACCATTATAGGCGCCGGGAAAGTCGGTACTAGCGCCGCTGCCTTCATGATGCTCAAGGAACTCGATGACATACTCCTCATCGATATAATACCAAACAAGCCGCAGGGCGAAGCCCTAGACCTAGGCCACGCCGCATCGATCCTAGGCATAAGCGTTGACATAAGTGGTTCCAACGACTTCAAAGACATGGCTGGCAGCGACGTGGTCGTCGTAACAGCTGGATTCCCAAGGAAGCCTGGAATGACTAGAGAAGAGTTGCTAAGCAAGAACGCGGGAGTGATAGCAGACATAGCCGAGAAGATAAAAGAGTACGCGCCAAACAGCATCGTGCTGCTCACAACAAACCCGCTCGACGCGATGACTTATGTAATGTACAAGAAGCTAGGCTTCCCGAGGGAGAGAGTTATTGGATTCAGCGGCGTACTAGACGCTGGCCGGCTAGCATACTACGCTTCAAAGAAGCTCAAGGTTAGCCCCGCCAGCATAGTCCCAGTCGTGCTGGGAATGCACGGCCAAGCCATGTTCCCAGTGCCACGTCTCTCAACAGTGCTGGGCGTCCCGTTAACAGAGCTCCTCTCCGATGAGGAGATAGAGGACATCAGGACTCAGACCGTCAAAGCAGGAGCAACCATAACCGAGCTAAGAGGATACAGTAGCAACTACGGGCCCGGGGCAGGACTAGCAGTAATGGTAGAGTCCATAAAGAGGGACCAAAAGAAGGCGTTCATCGCGAGCGCCTACCTGAAGGGCGAGTACGGCTTCAACGACATAGTCCTTGAGGTACCCTTGGTCCTGGGCAAGTCCGGGATAGAGAGGATCCTAGAACTACCATTGACCGACGAGGAGAAGAAAGGGCTTGCAGAGAGTGCCGCCGCCGTTAAAAAGCTCATCGACGCGTTACCCGAGGAGTTTAAATAA
- a CDS encoding PIN domain-containing protein, which translates to MPVYDTYAWIEYFRGSEKGAIVKRLLESQEGSTPSIVLAEVARKYRREGFNEDDILKRLLFIVGKTEVVTIDIEISLKASEIYLELLELSKKLRLRTPSLADAIVYSIAMLKQDKLVTGDKLFRNMENVIYIGD; encoded by the coding sequence TTGCCTGTATATGATACATATGCGTGGATTGAGTATTTTAGAGGTAGTGAGAAGGGCGCTATCGTGAAGCGGCTTCTGGAGTCCCAGGAAGGATCTACTCCATCGATAGTACTAGCGGAAGTAGCTAGGAAATATAGAAGAGAAGGTTTCAATGAGGACGATATTCTAAAGAGGTTACTGTTTATTGTTGGCAAGACGGAAGTAGTAACAATCGATATAGAGATATCACTAAAAGCCTCCGAAATATATCTGGAACTATTAGAGCTATCTAAAAAGCTGAGGTTAAGGACACCTAGCCTAGCTGATGCTATAGTATATTCTATTGCAATGCTAAAGCAGGACAAACTAGTTACTGGAGATAAATTATTTAGAAATATGGAAAATGTTATTTATATTGGAGATTAG
- a CDS encoding orc1/cdc6 family replication initiation protein, with protein sequence MSRVIDDIFEAAVKSRIFRNREKLLPDYVPDVLPHRDEEIKRLAMVLAPSLRGEKPNNVFIYGLTGTGKTAVTRLVLRKLVEKSARADSRVIPVYVNVRHRDTPYRVIADIAEGIGLRVPFTGLSVGEVYRRVVNRLNRRPGVYIVVLDEIDFLVRRHGDDLLYKLTRINEDLSRSRVSLIGITNSTTLIDNLDPRVKSSLGEEEIVFPPYNAEQLEDILRDRSRDAFYPGVLDDDVIPLCAALAAREHGDARRALDLLRVAGEIAERSGDKIVTKRHVMTARMEIEKDRVAEVVKTLPLHGKLVLAAAAIATLGGRRRATTGDVYDGYRRLVAEAQLEEVTFRRVSGIIAELDMLGILRTRTISRGRYGKTRIIELAADPQAIIGVLSNDLDLEELRGLLRERIVGKGDSLR encoded by the coding sequence ATGAGTAGAGTTATAGACGATATCTTCGAAGCCGCGGTGAAGTCGAGGATCTTTAGGAACAGGGAAAAGCTACTGCCCGATTACGTCCCCGACGTCCTCCCTCATAGAGACGAGGAGATCAAGCGTTTAGCGATGGTCCTCGCCCCTAGCCTGCGAGGGGAGAAGCCCAACAACGTGTTCATTTACGGGCTAACTGGGACCGGTAAGACCGCTGTTACCAGGCTCGTGTTGAGGAAGCTAGTGGAGAAATCCGCTAGAGCTGATAGCCGGGTCATCCCCGTGTATGTTAACGTGAGGCACCGCGACACTCCCTATAGAGTGATCGCTGACATAGCCGAGGGGATAGGCCTGAGGGTGCCCTTTACAGGGCTCTCGGTGGGAGAGGTTTATCGGCGTGTGGTTAACAGGCTTAATAGAAGGCCGGGCGTCTACATAGTCGTCCTCGACGAGATCGACTTCCTGGTTAGGAGACACGGAGACGACCTCCTTTATAAACTGACTAGGATCAACGAGGACCTATCCCGGTCCAGGGTCTCGTTAATCGGGATAACTAATAGCACGACACTCATCGATAATTTAGACCCACGGGTCAAGAGTAGCCTGGGAGAGGAAGAGATAGTCTTCCCACCGTACAATGCCGAGCAACTAGAGGATATACTGAGAGATAGAAGCAGGGATGCCTTCTATCCAGGCGTCCTCGACGACGATGTCATCCCACTATGCGCAGCGCTTGCCGCAAGAGAGCATGGAGACGCGAGGAGAGCCCTAGACCTACTTAGGGTTGCAGGAGAGATAGCCGAGAGGAGCGGAGATAAGATCGTCACGAAGAGACACGTAATGACCGCCCGGATGGAAATTGAGAAGGATAGGGTTGCAGAGGTTGTTAAAACCCTGCCCCTCCATGGGAAACTAGTGCTAGCTGCCGCAGCTATAGCGACCCTAGGCGGGAGGAGGAGGGCCACAACCGGCGATGTCTACGACGGGTATAGACGGCTTGTGGCTGAGGCTCAGTTAGAGGAGGTGACTTTTAGGAGGGTCTCAGGAATTATAGCAGAGTTGGATATGCTGGGTATCCTGAGGACGCGGACCATTAGCAGGGGTAGATACGGGAAGACTAGGATAATTGAATTAGCAGCCGATCCCCAGGCGATAATAGGCGTCCTCTCGAACGACCTTGACCTGGAGGAACTCCGGGGATTGCTGAGGGAGCGGATAGTTGGTAAGGGTGATAGCCTGCGATGA
- a CDS encoding AIR synthase family protein has product MPGESGNQIGKLPYPALAKLVASIRGVRWPSTVIGPGPGEDAGVVDLGNCFLVSHVDPITEAGSGIGRLAVVVSSNDVAVTGARPRWAQVLLLLPKGYSLSLVEDLAEEIGRAAEELGIEVIGGHTEYTPGLMKPIVAVYVMGCACKRCLVPTGNARDGDYVVQIGSAAREGASILVRDFRDLLLQRGVSEETIEKAVSLGERLSIINVALSLAEKGLVNSMHDATEGGILGSLVELALASGKLVEVWRSEIIVEDAVRSVTSALSLDPLRLISSGTLIAATSKGNLDDVIEEARTHGFEASVIGRVKEGPPRVRLVEDGRVVELKEPPVDEISRFWV; this is encoded by the coding sequence TTGCCAGGAGAGAGTGGTAACCAGATAGGAAAGCTACCCTACCCAGCACTAGCCAAGCTAGTCGCTTCGATAAGAGGCGTTAGATGGCCCTCCACAGTCATAGGACCAGGTCCCGGCGAAGACGCAGGCGTGGTAGACCTAGGGAACTGCTTCCTAGTATCACACGTAGACCCGATAACAGAGGCTGGATCCGGTATAGGTAGACTAGCAGTCGTTGTGTCTTCAAACGATGTTGCAGTAACCGGGGCTAGACCTCGATGGGCCCAGGTCCTCCTACTACTCCCAAAGGGATATTCTCTGAGTCTAGTCGAGGATCTAGCAGAAGAAATAGGTAGGGCGGCGGAGGAGCTAGGGATCGAGGTAATCGGGGGGCACACAGAATACACTCCCGGGTTAATGAAGCCGATAGTAGCGGTTTACGTGATGGGCTGCGCGTGTAAGAGATGCCTGGTGCCCACTGGTAATGCGCGGGATGGTGATTATGTGGTCCAGATCGGCTCTGCTGCTAGGGAGGGCGCTTCCATACTCGTCAGGGATTTCAGGGATCTACTGTTGCAGAGGGGGGTCAGCGAGGAAACTATAGAGAAGGCAGTCAGTCTGGGCGAGAGGCTTTCTATTATCAACGTAGCATTGAGCCTAGCTGAGAAGGGCCTGGTAAACTCCATGCATGATGCTACGGAGGGAGGGATACTTGGTAGTCTCGTGGAGCTTGCCCTGGCTTCCGGTAAATTGGTCGAGGTGTGGCGTAGCGAGATAATAGTCGAAGACGCAGTTAGATCGGTAACCTCTGCTCTTTCACTTGACCCCCTGAGACTCATAAGTAGTGGGACCCTCATAGCGGCGACCTCCAAGGGTAATCTAGACGATGTTATTGAGGAGGCCAGAACACACGGCTTCGAGGCTAGCGTGATAGGTCGCGTTAAGGAGGGTCCTCCCCGGGTCAGGCTAGTGGAAGACGGTCGGGTCGTAGAATTAAAGGAGCCGCCAGTCGACGAGATATCGAGGTTCTGGGTGTAG
- a CDS encoding ABC transporter ATP-binding protein, producing the protein MSFYRIELGEEILRVHDLHVWFPVRRGIIDVITGKSKLFVRAVDGVSFNLREREIFCLVGESGCGKTTTGKALMKLVPITKGKAFFKPREVTLERLEKLGVRPSDGGWVEILSLPEKRYKPIRRDIQMIYQDPYGSLNPRFRVKDILEEPLLVHGIGGSKEERLELIAKTLEGVKLTPASDFIDRYPHQLSGGQRQRVAIARAIISNPRLIVADEPVSMLDVSIRAEILEVLLDLRKTTGVSYIFITHDLAVARYICDRIAVMYLGKIVELGDAREVIADPLHPYTRALIAAIPDPDPSNRIGYRELPVKGEVPNAINIPPGCRFHPRCLSYDAEAEKKSEIAKLCPVKEPPLAEVKKDHYVACWLHEAVRRAATGSGLS; encoded by the coding sequence TTGAGCTTCTATCGTATAGAGCTGGGAGAGGAGATACTAAGGGTACATGACCTACACGTGTGGTTCCCGGTTAGGCGTGGGATAATCGATGTAATAACAGGAAAATCAAAGCTGTTCGTGAGGGCAGTTGATGGCGTATCCTTCAATTTAAGGGAGAGGGAGATCTTCTGCCTAGTAGGCGAGAGCGGGTGTGGGAAGACAACCACCGGTAAGGCTCTGATGAAACTGGTTCCTATAACAAAGGGAAAGGCGTTCTTCAAGCCGAGAGAGGTAACCCTAGAGAGGCTTGAGAAGCTGGGCGTAAGACCCAGCGATGGAGGCTGGGTCGAGATATTATCCCTGCCGGAGAAGAGATACAAGCCCATCAGGAGAGATATACAGATGATATACCAGGACCCCTATGGGAGCCTGAATCCCAGGTTCAGGGTCAAAGACATCCTAGAGGAACCGCTCCTAGTCCACGGAATAGGGGGTTCGAAGGAGGAGAGACTAGAGCTGATAGCTAAAACACTTGAAGGCGTAAAGCTAACCCCCGCATCAGACTTCATAGACAGGTATCCCCACCAGCTGAGCGGAGGACAAAGGCAGAGAGTAGCGATAGCCAGGGCCATAATATCAAATCCAAGGCTAATAGTAGCTGATGAACCGGTGTCGATGCTCGACGTATCCATAAGGGCAGAGATCCTGGAGGTCCTGCTAGACCTCAGGAAAACCACCGGGGTATCATACATATTCATTACACACGACCTAGCAGTCGCCCGCTACATATGCGATAGAATCGCCGTAATGTACCTAGGCAAGATAGTGGAGCTAGGCGATGCAAGAGAGGTCATCGCAGACCCCCTACACCCCTACACAAGGGCGCTAATAGCGGCTATACCAGATCCGGACCCCTCAAACAGGATAGGCTACAGAGAGCTCCCCGTGAAAGGAGAAGTACCAAACGCGATAAACATACCACCCGGCTGCAGGTTCCATCCACGCTGCCTAAGCTATGATGCGGAGGCAGAGAAGAAGAGTGAGATCGCCAAGCTATGCCCAGTCAAGGAGCCTCCACTAGCTGAGGTTAAGAAAGACCACTATGTTGCATGCTGGCTACATGAAGCCGTTAGACGGGCTGCCACGGGATCGGGCCTCAGTTAA
- a CDS encoding DUF5615 family PIN-like protein, translating to MVSVWEVNPGISDEQVVQLSIKEKRIIITFDKDFGRMALTNPNVPGVMLMRIRPVNPEYITNRIISALKSVENPYDKLIVVRRNTVRIIPLR from the coding sequence GTGGTATCCGTCTGGGAAGTAAATCCTGGTATTAGTGATGAGCAGGTAGTACAACTCTCAATAAAAGAAAAGAGAATAATTATAACATTTGACAAGGACTTCGGAAGAATGGCCCTCACTAATCCTAACGTGCCAGGCGTCATGCTAATGCGAATTCGACCTGTGAATCCAGAGTATATCACAAATCGAATAATCTCCGCTCTCAAGTCAGTGGAGAATCCTTATGACAAACTAATTGTAGTTCGTAGGAACACTGTAAGGATAATTCCGTTAAGATAG
- a CDS encoding XTP/dITP diphosphatase: MSGACKLYLVTGNRHKLEEANDILKSYGVRLEQAPVREKLEIQTNSLEEIAIYAARHAYKLMRVPLVVDDSGLFVDALNGFPGPYSSYVYKKIGYWGLLRLLEGMGNRRACFKTVATLILPPIEKIFTGEACGVITWEARGSHGFGFDPIFIPDGYEKTYAEMSPEEKNRVSHRFKAFSKLGEWIARYQVKC, translated from the coding sequence GTGTCTGGGGCGTGTAAGCTATACTTAGTCACTGGGAATAGACACAAGCTTGAGGAGGCAAACGACATACTGAAGAGTTACGGGGTTAGGCTAGAACAGGCACCTGTGAGGGAGAAGCTGGAGATACAGACGAATAGCCTGGAAGAGATCGCGATATACGCCGCGAGACACGCCTACAAGCTAATGAGGGTCCCCCTAGTTGTCGACGACTCCGGTCTCTTCGTAGATGCACTAAACGGGTTCCCAGGTCCCTATAGTAGCTACGTCTACAAGAAGATCGGCTACTGGGGGCTACTGAGGCTCTTAGAAGGGATGGGTAACCGGAGGGCCTGCTTTAAGACAGTAGCAACCCTGATACTCCCGCCCATAGAGAAGATATTTACCGGGGAGGCCTGCGGCGTTATAACCTGGGAAGCCCGTGGAAGCCATGGATTCGGGTTCGACCCGATCTTTATTCCGGACGGCTACGAGAAAACCTATGCAGAGATGAGCCCTGAGGAGAAGAACAGGGTTTCACACCGCTTCAAAGCCTTCTCGAAGCTGGGGGAGTGGATAGCTAGGTACCAGGTTAAATGTTGA
- a CDS encoding DUF104 domain-containing protein translates to MSEVEGIVKGGVIIPLKPLTELEGKKVKIKIVEVEGVDAEKLYSYLRLLREGEDVEELFEI, encoded by the coding sequence ATGTCTGAGGTAGAGGGTATTGTTAAGGGCGGTGTGATTATTCCGCTTAAGCCCTTAACGGAGCTTGAAGGTAAGAAGGTCAAGATAAAGATAGTCGAAGTTGAGGGCGTCGATGCAGAGAAGCTCTACTCCTATCTTAGGCTTTTAAGGGAGGGTGAAGATGTCGAAGAACTCTTCGAAATATAG
- a CDS encoding DUF433 domain-containing protein, with translation MAGAEERIVVNPKIMGGKPVIKGSRIPVYFILELIASGWSIDDILKEYPHLTREDVLAAVRYAARVLREEVVVKA, from the coding sequence ATGGCTGGTGCTGAAGAGAGAATAGTTGTTAACCCGAAAATTATGGGTGGCAAGCCTGTTATAAAAGGGTCAAGAATCCCCGTCTACTTTATACTAGAGCTTATCGCTAGCGGATGGTCAATTGACGATATACTAAAGGAGTACCCACACCTCACGCGGGAGGATGTGTTAGCGGCAGTGAGATACGCTGCTAGAGTGCTGAGGGAGGAAGTTGTCGTCAAAGCCTAA